CGCGCTGCTCTCGAGCGCCTGGGTGGTGCCTGCCTTGATCGGCCCCGCCGCGGCCAGCGTGATCGCCGAGGTTGCGTCGTGGCGGCTGGTCTTTCTGGGCCTCGCTCCGCCGCTCGCGCTGGTCGCGGCGCTGGCCCTGCCGGCCCTGCGGCGTCTGCAGGCTGCCGGAACGCCGCTGGATACCGCGCGTGTCCGCTTTGCCCTGATGGCCGCCCTGGGCGTGTCACTGGCCCTGGCCGCCCTGCAACAGCGGGCGTGGGGGTGGGCGGCGCTGCTGGGAGTGACCGGGCTGCTGCTGGCCGGACCGGCCCTGCGGGCGCTGTTTCCCGCGTTTCCCTGGCGCTCGAGAGCAGCCGGGGCCCCCCTGGCCGCCGGGTTCGCGACGCGTTTCGTGTTGACCTTCTCGTTTTTCGGCGCAGAAGCTTTCGTGCCGCTGGGTCTGAGCGAGTTGCTGGGTTTCAGTGCTTTGCAGGCCGGATCGGTGTTGACCGTGAGCGCGCTGGTGTGGTCGGCCACCTCGTTCGCGCACTCGCGTTTCGACGAGCGCACCGCCGGACGCTGGCGGCACCGCGCCGCGCGCCTGGGCGTGAGCATTGTGGCGCTGTCCCTGGGGGGCATGGCGCTCGCCTTGCTGTTGCCCGGCACACCTGCCTGGAGTGCCCCGGCCTTCTGGGCGCTGGGCGGTCTGGGCATGGGGCTGGGGTTTCAGTCTCACACGCTCGTCGTGTTTCACCACGCACCAGGCGGCCAGGAAGGTCAGGTTTCCGGTACGCTGCAGATGGCCGATGTGCTGGGCGCGGCCATCGGAGCAGGCATTGGAGGCGCGTTGCTGGCGGCTCAGGGTGTCAGCACCGGGGTGGGCATCCTCTTTGCCTTGACGGTGCTGGTGGCGCTGCTGGGGCAGCTCACGACAGCACGCTTACGCCCCCGGTCACTTTCGCCGGGGGCGTCACTGGAAGAGTGTCAGGATCAGCGAGGCTGAATCGTGGCCAGCGCATTCTCCTGAACGGGAGGGCGGAAGGCGTATCCCATACCGCGCACGGTGCGGATCACATCCTGAGCGCCGGCGCCGCGCAGCTTGCCACGCAAGGATTCCAGGCAGGCGTCGAGGTTGGCCTTCTGGTCCACCTGACCTTCCCACAAGGTCTCCAGGAGTTGCTCGGGCGTGAAGATTCGTCCGGGCTGACGCACGAGCAGCGTCAGCAGATCGAATTCCCTGTCTTCCAACGCCAGATTCTGCCCGGCGTAGGTGGCCTGACGCGCCGGAAGCGTCACGCAGAGCTCCCCGATTGCCAGCAGGTCGTTGATGTTGGCCTGGTGGAGCTGGGCGTTGACCCGGGCAATCAGGTCGGCAGTGTTGAAGGGCTTGGTGATGTAGTCGTTGGCCCCGAAGCCGAACAGCTCGACTTTGCGCTCGATGGCGTCGAGGGCCGTCAGGATGATGATGGGCACGTTGGTCGAACGGCGCAGCTGACGCGCCACTTCCGCTCCGTCGAAGTCGGGCAGGCCCAGATCGAGAATCACCAGATCCGGATTGAGTTCACGGGCCTGCGACAGGCCGCCCGCACCGGTATCGGCGGTGTGGGCGATGAAGCCGGCATTTTCGAGTTCGTGCTGCACGACGTGCATCACGTCCGGATTGTCTTCGATGACAAGAATCGAGTAGGTCATGTGCATCTCACAGTCTTTCCCGTACCGTTGGGACGGTACACAGGATGGGGGATCAGATTCATTATCCTCACAGATAAGAACTCCATGAGTGAAGCCAGTGCAAAGGCATCCTTTAGCTTTGTGTGCCGTGCCCGCAGCAACAAAAACGCCGGAAAATTCCGGCGTTGGCAGGACCGAGCCCTCAGTCCAACCTGGCTTTCTGAGGCTCGGGCAGACGGTAAGCCAGCCAGACGCTGGGCAGCAGCAGCGAGATGCTCACGAGCGTAGCGACAGTCGGCGTGGTCGCGTCGGCGAGCAATCCCACCAGAAACAGCAGCAGGCCCGCGAATCCCCAGGAAAATCCCATCATGATCGAACTGGCCACGGCCACGTGCTTGGGCGCGTATTCCTGCGCGGTGACCACCCCCACCGGAATCGAGGCGTTGATAAAAGCGCCCACCAGGAACATCAAAGGGTAGTACCAGAGCTGGGCGGGCTCGGAGAGCACCAGCAGCACGAACAGCGGCACGGTGCCCAGAATGCTGGAGCGCAGCACGAGCGTACGTCCACGCCGGTCCGAGATGCGCCCGCCGACAATGCCGCCCAACGCGCTCGCCACGCTGTACACACCCAAGGCCAGCGCGGTGGCGCCGTAACTGTAGCCTTTGGCGCTCAGGATAAAGGGCAGCATTACCCCGAAACCTGAGGAGGCCAGCGAGCGCAACACGGCCATGCCCCACAAGGTGACCATCGGTCCCCGGAAAATCGTCAGGTACTCGCGCACGCCGGGTCGCTGGGTGCTGGCGCGCTCGGCGGGCGTGACCAGATAGATCGCAAAGGCCACCACCAGTCCGATCGGCGCGAACACCGGCAGGTTGTGCAACCCCACCCCGGCGAAGATTGGTCCCAGCGCCATCCCGGCCGTTCCTCCCGCACTGAACAGGCTCGCCCACAAGCCACGCTGATCGACCGGGCTGTAGCGCGCCACGAACGCGGCGCCCGCCGGGTGAAACAGACCGCTGCCCAGACCGGCCACGGCCACCAGCAGCACCAGCAGCCCGAAGGCGGGCGCATAACCCATCAAGCTCAGGCCGATGCCAGTTGCTGCCGGGCCCAGCGCCGCCATCAGGCGCCGGTCGAAGCGTTCACCCAGAATGCCTAGAAACGGCTGGAGCACGCTGGAGGTGAACGAGAAGACCGCGATCAGGAGCGTGATCGCGGCAATCGAGGTCCCGAACTGCATCCGCAGCGCCGGCCCGAGCGGAGACAGCATGGCCGAGTAAGCGTCGTTGATGAAGTGTCCCGCCGTGACGGCGACGGCGACGGCAGCTCCGGTGGAAACGCTGGTGGCGACGCGCATGCGGCACGCTACCACGCACCCCGAGGTCACAAGGTGCGCCGGGTGGTAAGCAAATTGGCTGAGCGCCGACGTCTACAGGTGGCCGCTCAGCCCCTCGATCTCAGCCGCGGGCCGCGGCGGCGAGAACAGGTAGCCCTGACCGACGGTGACCCCGAACTCACGCAGGCGCCGGAGTTGCGCCTCGGTTTCGATACCTTCGGCCACCACGCCCAGGTGCAAGGTGCGCGCTACCGCCAGCACCGCCTGAATGAGCACCTCGGTGTACTGACAGGCCTCGCCCGGCTGTTCCAGGTCGCGGACGAACGAGCGGTCGATCTTGAGCGTCTGAATGGGCAGATCGCGCAGTTGCGACAGGCTGGAGTAACCGGTGCCGAAATCGTCGAGGGCCGTGCGCACACCGGCAGCTTTCAGTTCGTGCAGCGCCTGACGCACTCCGGTCGGATCGGCCAGCAGGGCACCCTCGGTCAGTTCCAGCTCCAGCGCGCCGTGTGGGATGCCGTGCGCACGCACCGTTTCGAGCACTTTCCCGACAAACCCCGGCTGCGCGAACTGCAGCGGGGCAACGTTCACGCAGACACCCACCCGCAGGCCCGCCTCCTGCCAGCGGCGCACCTGCGCGCAGGCTTCGTGCAGGACCCAATCGCCCAGCGGCACGATCAGACCGCTCACCTCGGCGAGCGGAATAAAGGTCGCGGGTGAAATTGGGCCGTGCAGCGGGTGTGTCCAGCGCAACAGCGCCTCGACCTTGACGGTCGTGCGGGTCTGCAAGTCCAAGAGCGGCTGGTAGGCCAGCGAGAACTGTCCTTCCCTGAGTGCCGCCGTGAGGTCACGCGTCAGGGTCCGCCCGATCTCCTGCTCGACATTGGACGGCTCGAAGACCCGCAAGCCGTTGCGGCCACGACGCTTGACGTGGTACATCGCGCTGTCCGCGTGACGAAGCAGCTCCGAGGCGTTCTCGCCGTGCTGCGGAAAGTGGCTGATGCCCGCACTGGCCGTCAGGTAGACCACCTGACCCTCGATCAGCAGCGGACGCCTGAGCGTTTCCAGAAAACAGTCCACGCGCTCGCAGGCTTGCTCCTCTCGCTCGGGAAGCACCACCACGAACTCGTCTCCGCTGATGCGCGCGACCACCTCATCGGGCCTGCGGCACGTCATGAAGCGCAAAGCGGCTTCCTGCAGGGCCTCATCGCCCGCCGCGTGCCCGAGGGTGTCGTTGATCAGCTTGAAGCCGTCGAGGTCGAGGTACACCACGCTGAATTTGCGTGCCTTCTCCGGCGCGCCGATCAGCTGCTGCAGGTGCGCTTCGAGAAACCGGCGGTTGGGCAAGCCGGTCAGGGCGTCGGCGTTCAGCAGGGCTTCGACGGCCTCGGTGTGCGCCACGGCCCGGGCGTGCTCTTCGGTGGACTGGTGCGAACCGCGCGCCAGCACGAAAAACACCAGGCAAGCGAGGTTCAGCTGCACCAGCACGTTGAGCAGCTCGGCGCTGAGCCGTGACCCGTCCAGAGCGCCCGCCACGACCACGCACACCAGCGACGTGACCACGAGCGCCACCAGAAAGGCGAAGCTGACACGGCGTGCCAGGCGTGCCGAAGGCAGAAAGAACGACAGCACGAACACCCCGGCCGTCCAGAGAAAAGACTGGCTGAACCCGAACGCCAGCGCTTCACCCTGCGGCGCGAACAACACCAGGAAGACCAGTTTGGCCAGAAAAAAGCCGCTGGCAGACAACAGCACGGCCGCCGTGACCACGGTCTTGGCGTGCCGTCTGGCCAGCAGCAACAGCTCGAGCGCCACGATTCCCGCGAACATCAGCGGATAGGCGAAGGCGTCGAAAGCAGCGAGGCGACCGCTCGACATCCCCAGCAGCCATGCGGTCAGGAACGCCAGCGCGATGATGGGCAGCACGAAGAGCAGCAGGCGACCCGACAGCCCGAACTGGACCGGGTGGGACGCCGCGAGTGTGGTCGGCAGTGTCAGCGTGTTCTTCACGAAATCCCCTGAGCGTTGTATCGCGAGCAGTCGGACAGCCCTCTTTCCGGTTGCTTGCCCTTCTTGCTGTACGGGCAGCCGGGTCAAAGGGTCACCGGCGCCTCAGTGCGGTCGACGAGGCCAGTGCTGTCCTCGACAACCAGAACTGCACGGTCGCGTCCTTGCGCCTTGGCGTGATACAGGGCGCGATCGGCGCGCTCGAGCAGCACCTCCAGGGTTTCTCCGGGCTGCTGAAAGGTCAGGCCCAGGGACACCGTGACAGGCGGCCCCGGATAGCCCTCGATCTGCAGCGCCTGCAAAGCCACCCGCAGGCGCTCTGCGGCGGCGAGCGCTCCCGTGGGGGCGCCTTGACCGAGGATGATCAAAAATTCCTCTCCACCGTAACGGCCCACGAATTCGTCCTGGCGCAACGTGCTTTGCAGCGTCTCGGACACCCGGCACAGCACCGCGTCGCCCACATGATGCCCGTAAGTGTCATTTACACGCTTGAAGTGATCGATGTCCAGCAAGCCGACACACAGGCCGCCGCCCTCGTCGAGGCGGCGCAGGGCGCGGGACTTCTCCTGGGCAAGGCGCTCCAGGGCCGAGCGGCGGTTGGGCAGGCGGGTCAGGGGATCCCGCGTGGCGAGCTCGCGCAGTTCCTCCATGGCCTGCTCCAGGCGGACGTTCGTCTCCTCGAGGCGTGCGTTGCGCTCGCGCAGCTTCTTGCGCAGGCCGGCGAGGTAACTTCCCACATACACCGTCAGCAGCAGCACCACCGCGAAGGCCAGGGCCGAAACGCCCTCGATGCGCAGATCGACCCGCTCGGGTGCCCAGAGAAAGAGCGACGCGACCAGGGCCAGATAACAGGCGAACACGCAGCCACCCACCAGCAGCATCCGTCGGAAGCTCAGTGCGAACACGCCGAAGAGGGTGCCGACCACCCCCATCAGCAAAAAGGGCACCCGGGCCTGCGGTTCGTTCATGAAAAACATCACGTAGGCCGCCGGCCACATGGTCACGATGACCTGCACCGACGTCATGCTGGGATCTCTGAACCGCAGATTCCGGTTGCTGACGATCAAGCCGACAAACAGCGAGTACAGCGCCATTATGACCAGGATGTAGTGCAGCGTGTAGATCCAGTCGAGCATGCCGGTCGCGGAACAGGCCAGCACGATCAGAACGCCGCCACAGTGGGTGGCAATGCCCAGCCCAGTGCGCTTCAGCCGCAACTTCTGGGCCCGGGCAACGCTTGAAAGCACCTGACCCGAAGGGGCCTGCTGCGTGCTCACCTCTGACCCTTCACGTCCGGGGGCAACGGTCACGGCGCGGCCCATTCCACTGCCCGGACACGCCTGATGTCCTGCCGGGCTGGGGCAACCGGACAGCAACGAAATTCAGGTCGCGCGCACACGAAGACATCCTAGAAAACCCACTCTCACGGATTTCTTACGCCCCTCGGCCTCGCTTCCGACAAATCCTCATGATGTCGGGGCGTCCGGTGACCCCGGCCAGCAAGGCCTCAGCGAGGCGGGCTTTCGTACTCGCGCAGGGCGCGCTCCTCGGCGGGGATGCGCACGCCCAGCAGCAGGGCCGCGTTGAGCAGGCTGAACACCACCGCCGTCCGGAGTGCGCCGACGCTCAGAGGAGCGCTCAGCAGTTCCAGCGCCACCGCCAGGTAGTTGGGGTGCTTCACGAAACGAAACGGCCCCCGGCGCACGCGCGCAGCCCCCGGCACGATCAGGATGCGGGTATTCCACAAACGTCCCAGGGTATGCATCACCCAGTAGCGCACACCCTGCGAGGCCAGCCACAGCACCAGCCACGGCCAGGCCACGCGCCCTCGGGAATGACGACCCTCCAGCAGCAGCGACCCCAGCCACGCGCCGTGCAGCAGAAAAAAAAGCGGGTAGTGGGCACGACCGTACTCGCGCGCACCCTGCGCGCGCGCCCAGCGTTCGCCCGCGCGCGCGCGGCGCAATTCCAGCAGACGCTGCAGCATGATCGTCAGGACCAGCCAGCGTGACAAGCTTCGGGCACGCACCTCAGAACTCCAGCAGCACGTGTTCGGCGCTGAAGCCGGGACCCATGGCGCTCAGCAGCCCTTTGCCACGCGGTCCACCGCGCAAGGCGCGTTCCAGCACGAACAGCACGGTCGGGGCGCTCATATTGCCATACTGCCGCAGCACGGTACGGGACGCGTCGAGCGCCCCGGCTGGCAGGGCGAGCGCTTCCTCGTAGGAGGACAGTACCTTGACACCCCCGGGATGCACCACGAAATGCCGCAGCTGATCGCGGCTCCAGCCGTGCCCCTTCAAAGCTTCGTGCACGTTGGTCGCCATCAATGAGCGCACCAGCGCCGGAATGTCACGCGAAAAGCGCACCTGCAGGCCTGCGTCCACCACGTCCCAGCCCATGATGTCGGCACTGTCCTCGATCAGGGTGCTGCGGGCGCCGTGCAGATGTGCGAGGGGATCGCCGTTGGCTCGCGCGTCCGGTGAACCCAGCACCAGGGCGGCGGCGCCATCGGCGAAGAGGGACGTGCCGACGAAGTTGGACTTGCTTTCGTCCCCCCGCACGAAGGTCAAGGAACACAATTCCACGGTGACCAGCAGCACGCGCTGAAATCCGGCGCGCACGAGGTCTGCCCCGCGTGCCAGACCCGCCGCTCCGCCCGCGCAGCCCAGGCCCCACAGCGGCAGCCGCACCGCGTGCGGATTGACGCCCAGGCGTGACATCAGAAAAGTCTCCAGGCTCGGGGTACTGACGCCAGTGCTCGTGACGAACACCACCGCATCCACGTCACGGGCCCGCACGCCTGCCGCGTCCAGCGCGCCCCGCGCGGCCTGCTCACTCAGGCGCAGGGCTTCGCGGGTGTACACGGCGTTCTTCTCGGCCCAACCGTGCTCCTGCTCGTACCAGGAGAGCGGCATGGCCAGAAAGCGCGCGTCGATCTGCGTGTTCGCAAAGACGTCCATCAACTGCCGGAAGGCCGACAGGCGCGGAAACGTTCGCCGGGCGACCTCACGAATCTCGTCTTGCGTTGCCCGGTGCGCCGGGGTGGCAGTGAAGAGGCCACGCAGCGCCACCGGCCGGGTGACCTGCGGGCCTGCTTCCCGAAAGCGGACGCTCGTTGCGTCCACTTGCTCTGTCAGCAGGTCGGCCGTCAAGCGACGCATCCCTCTCCTTTTTTCCGGGGTCCGCACCGCTCGGTGGCGTTCGTCATACCAGCCATTCTCACGGGCGAACGCCCGGGGCAATGTGCCAAAAAGCGCAACCCGGGCGTGAGCGTGTACGGTGCCGCTAGGCGGTCAGTTCGTTGAGGGCCGTGAAGTCCTCGTCACCGAGCGACAGGCTGGCCGCCGCGGTGTTTTCCTCCAGGTGCCTCACTTTGCCCGTGCCGGGAATTGGCAGCATTACCGGCGAGCGCCGCAGTAGCCACGCCAGCGCCACCTGCGCGGGCGCGGCTCCCAGCTTTTTGGCAATCCGGTCAAGCGCACTGCCCTCGCGCGCCAGCTCACCGGTGGCCAGCGGAAACCAGGGAATAAAGCCGATGCCGTGCTGCTCGCAGTAGTTCAACACGTCCTCGCTTTGCCGGTTGGTGAGGTTGTAGAGGTTCTGCACGGTGGTGATCTCGACGACCTGACGGGCTGCCTCGATCTCCGGCACCTTGACTTCCGACAGTCCCAGGAAGCGCACCTTGCCTTCCTGCTGAAATTCCTTCATGGCGCCGAACTGCTCGTCGGCGGGAACCTGGGGATCGATGCGGTGAAGCTGCCACAAGTCGATGCACTCCACCTTCAGCCGCCGCAAGCTCAGCTCGAGCTGCTGGCGCAGGTACTCAGGCCGTCCCACCGGGTGCCACTGGTCGGGCCCGGTGCGCGTCAGGCCACCCTTGGTGGCGATCACGAAACCCTTCGGATAAGGATGCAGGACCTCGCGAATCAGTTCCTCGCTCGTGCCGGGGCCATAACTGTCGGCAGTGTCCACGAAGTTGATGCCCAGTTCGGGCAGGCGTGCGAGCACACGGCGCGCTTCCTGCGGGTCCTCGCTTTCACCCCAGATGCCCTTGCCGGTCACGCGCATCGCGCCGAAACCCAGGCGTACGACTTCCAGTTCTCCACCGATCTTGAACGTTCCGCTTTGTGCTGCGTTGATGGTTTGCGTCATGCTGTCCTCCACGGGGTATTGTCTGCCCCACCGGACACCTCAACTGTGGCAGCGAGCCGAATGAGCGCCGCGACTGCAAAGTCTTGACGCCGCTTTGGTGTTACTCGGCTTCGGGGACGCTGCAGTCCTCGCGAAACACGAACTGCGACAGCCGCTTGCGGTGACGGCTCGACCAGTCGATGGAGGGGCGCAGCGCGTCGTCGGGCAGGTAGCCCAGGCGGTAGACTGCCATCAGCTCCAGTTCGGGCGGTACCTTGAGCAGCGCGGCGATTTCGGCCCACGCTTCAGGAATTTCCATCGGCGTGCTGACGAACTGAATGCCCATTCCCAGTTCCCCGACGGTCAGCCAGATGTTCTCCATTGCCGCGCCCAGTCCGAACTGACTGTAAAAGGCGCTCAACTGACCCGGGCGGTATTCGTTTTTGTCGAGCAGGACAGCCAGCAACAGCGGGCTTGTGGCGACCAGCTTCTGGTTGTCACGCCCCAGCCGGGCAGGAACACCGAGACCTCGCATGACGCTCAGGCCCGCGTCGCTGAAGACCTGTCGCGTAAAGGGCCGCAGCGGTCCGGGCAGCTGGTCGATGAAAATCCCGTCGCGCCGCGCTTCCATCTCGGCTTCACTGAAGCGGAAGTACTGGCGGTAACGCTCGAAGAACACGCCGCGTTCGATCAGCTGCTGCATACTGCGCCCGGCAAGGTGGGCGATACGCTCGATCTTTGCGCGCTCCTCGATCAGCACAAAGCGCCAGGGCTGGCTGTTGAAGTGGCTGGGCGCCGCTCCGGCAGCCCGCACCAGCAGGTGCTGATGCTCACGGCTCACGGCGTCCGCCTTGAAGGGACCGTTGGTGGTCTTGCGTGCAAAAATTGCGCGCAGCAGGGCGCCACGCTTTCCCTGGATCTCCGGGGGGTCGGGAGAGACGAGTTCGCTCATAGCAGCCTCCAGGCGGTCAATACGTACAGGGCGCCGATCAGGGTCGCGAGCAGCGCGTGATCGGCGCGCCCGGGATGGGTCCGGGGAACGAGCAAGAGCAGCGTGACCAGCAACAGCAACAACGTGCCGGAGTGCCCTTCTTTCCATGCCAGTGCCAGGGCCAGCACCGTGGACAGGCAGGTCAGCAGGTAAAGCGCATGATGAAGCGGACGCGGATGCCAGCGCGACCCGAACTGCAGGCTGACGCCCAACGCGAAGTTCAGCGCGAAGAGCAGCATGGCGCCGCCCAAGGCCAACGTCACGCCGTGCGCACGGTCAGGTCAGGCGGCGTGCGGTTCACCCCTTCAGCATACAGGCGCCACGAGACGCCCGGCCGGGGCAACGCGGCACCAGAGCGAACCGGGGCAACCGGGGATCGCGCGTCGCCCGCTCAGCGCTTCAAGTAGCGCCCGCCCGGGCACTCCGTCACCAGCTCCTGCAGGCACAGCATCATCACTGCTGTTTGCACTTCGGAAAGGGGGATTCCCAGCGTCGCGGCGAGATCGTCGAGCAAGGTCGGTCCGCTCAGGGCGCCGTACACGCGTGCCAGTTCGGGGGGCAGGGCAGGCGGGGGAGCGGGCGGGGCGCCGCTCCAGCCCAATTCGGTCAGGACGTCTCCGGCGTTCTCGCACAGGGCGGCCCCTTCACGCAGCAGCTGGTGGGGTCCGGCGGCCAGCGGATCACCCGGTCGCCCGGGCACGGCGAAGACGCTGCGTCCGCACTCCAGGGCGGCCACCGCGGTGATCAGGGCGCCGCTGCGCGCGCTTCCTTCCACCACCACGGAACCCGCGCTGAGGGCCGCGATGATCCGGTTGCGACCGGGAAAGTTGTGGGCGGCAGGCCGGGTGCCCAGCGGGTGCTCGCTGATGACGGTCATCCGTTCCGAAAGTTCCTTGTTCTCCTTCGGGTAAATGTTGTCCACCCCGCTGCCCAGCACCCCGACCGTGGGCACGCCCCCTTCGATGGCCGCCTGATGCGCGGCCGTGTCAATGCCGCGCGCCAGACCGGAAATGATCATCACCTCGGCGCGCGCGAGATCCAGCGTCAGGCGGCGCGTGAAGTTCAGCGCGAAGGGGCTCGCGCTGCGCGTTCCCACGATGCCCACCGCACGCGGCACGACGCCCAGCGGCGGCAGCTTCCCTTTGACCCACAGCACGGCCGGCGGATCGGTGAGGGCTTCCAGCGCCGCCGGATACCCTTCCAGGCCACGACCCAGCAGGGAAACACCCGCGAGCCGGGCACGCTGAAGTTCCAGGCAGGCTCGCTCGCAGGCAGACGCCGAACCGACCTCTTTGACGCTTCGCGCGTCGAGACCGGGCACCTGACGCAACTCTTCCTTGCGGGCGCTCAGCGCCGCACCCGCCGAACCGAAGTGGCGCCGCAGCGTCTCGATGCGGTGCGGGCCCAGATGCGGCGTGAAACGCAGCGCCAGCAGGGCAGTCAGCTCGTCAGGCGGCGCGCTCAAGAGGGTCACGAGGGACATTGTAGAAGTGCCCGAGCGCGTTCCCTGCTCAAATGAGGCGTTCAGGGCCGCCAGTCGAATACGGCGATATTCGGGTAGCCTAGGGCGCGCAGCGTGGCCTGCTGCTGCGCCAGGCTGGGGTAGTTCGGGCCGATCTGCACGCCCGGCCACAGCTGCTCGCCTTTGGGAAAAGGCAGCAACGCGAAGGGCAGAAACGAGGCGAAGTTGGTGGGCAGGTACAGCATCGGCATGGCGACCTGAAGGCCGCGCCACGAGCGCCAGTCCTGCAGGGGGTCCTGCCCACCGTATACGGCGGCGCTGACCAGACCCTGTCCACCCGCGTCGCGGAAAGCGCCGATCAGCCGGTTGGCCAGGTTCGTCACGGCGTCACGCCGCAAGGCCATCCAGGTCTCCCATTCGGGGGTGGGGCCGTCACCGTTCTGCTGGGCGATGGTGCGCGCGTCTCGCCCGGTGCGGCGCTGGAATTCCTGCAGTTGCGTCGGAGTGTACCCGAAGTCGCTTTCGCGAGGATAGCGCAGGTAATCGAGGTGCAGCCCGGCGCCCGGGTGGCGCGTCGCCACCTCACGCACGAGGCGTTCCAGCACTTCA
The Deinococcus peraridilitoris DSM 19664 genome window above contains:
- the dprA gene encoding DNA-processing protein DprA, with product MSLVTLLSAPPDELTALLALRFTPHLGPHRIETLRRHFGSAGAALSARKEELRQVPGLDARSVKEVGSASACERACLELQRARLAGVSLLGRGLEGYPAALEALTDPPAVLWVKGKLPPLGVVPRAVGIVGTRSASPFALNFTRRLTLDLARAEVMIISGLARGIDTAAHQAAIEGGVPTVGVLGSGVDNIYPKENKELSERMTVISEHPLGTRPAAHNFPGRNRIIAALSAGSVVVEGSARSGALITAVAALECGRSVFAVPGRPGDPLAAGPHQLLREGAALCENAGDVLTELGWSGAPPAPPPALPPELARVYGALSGPTLLDDLAATLGIPLSEVQTAVMMLCLQELVTECPGGRYLKR
- a CDS encoding family 10 glycosylhydrolase, with the translated sequence MRILLTLALACASLAPAKMAFWLRPPTTPTELERTLAAAKAAGFTDVLLEGFYHGRTVWPSEVTSMKTSYDALEVTMKFASREGLNVSVWFETLYWRPAEKFGVPVTPLWRDEWATLSKEGWTSLQHGNLGFVDPAESGVGEVLERLVREVATRHPGAGLHLDYLRYPRESDFGYTPTQLQEFQRRTGRDARTIAQQNGDGPTPEWETWMALRRDAVTNLANRLIGAFRDAGGQGLVSAAVYGGQDPLQDWRSWRGLQVAMPMLYLPTNFASFLPFALLPFPKGEQLWPGVQIGPNYPSLAQQQATLRALGYPNIAVFDWRP